Proteins from one Cellulosilyticum lentocellum DSM 5427 genomic window:
- a CDS encoding LolA family protein, with amino-acid sequence MSKRAWNYILYFFLVSNLLGITSGCSFFASEGVAEAMVQGDETINTFYGEAEINQYQDGELLSKTNYKEWKGDKNKYRIEYKFTITDAYKEAVDNGLIKGEIEADEEIDVTNGDQLIAYVPAKDIYYIKPVSLADEVNPTVCQGINQVLRSGSLKEYALEFINEVSSSHDVTIKDNVKIGGYTTQYVLAVPKQGKLGEATVELWIDQDSWMVIKSKSTIGNLIVEQEYKDFTLNPRIDKEKFIMDIPKDAKVVHLDENLDIVNQEVSLKEAVDWLKVPIFYIPDEKVAKMKEARYIETSNQIYARVEITYLTPEGEEFIVQNMPSSKLQESFELNCEKIKIGDVEAIFVEQAPLKIIEFAKEGTLCDLYVKNGEISKEELVKLAEALEIKK; translated from the coding sequence ATGAGTAAAAGAGCTTGGAATTATATCTTATATTTTTTTTTAGTAAGTAATCTGTTAGGAATAACCAGTGGTTGTAGTTTTTTTGCATCAGAGGGAGTCGCAGAAGCTATGGTGCAAGGTGATGAAACTATTAATACCTTTTATGGTGAAGCGGAGATTAATCAATATCAAGATGGGGAACTTTTGTCCAAGACAAATTACAAAGAGTGGAAAGGCGATAAAAATAAGTATCGTATAGAGTATAAATTTACAATAACAGATGCATATAAGGAAGCAGTTGATAACGGATTAATAAAGGGGGAAATTGAAGCTGATGAAGAAATCGATGTAACTAATGGGGATCAACTCATTGCATATGTGCCTGCTAAGGATATTTATTATATTAAACCTGTGTCATTAGCAGATGAGGTCAATCCTACGGTGTGCCAAGGTATTAATCAAGTACTTCGTTCTGGAAGTTTAAAGGAATATGCCCTGGAATTTATTAATGAAGTGAGTAGTAGTCATGATGTTACAATTAAAGATAATGTAAAAATAGGTGGTTATACAACACAATATGTATTAGCGGTACCTAAGCAGGGTAAACTAGGTGAGGCCACTGTGGAACTTTGGATTGATCAAGATAGCTGGATGGTTATTAAGAGTAAGAGTACCATAGGAAATTTAATAGTAGAGCAGGAATATAAGGATTTCACCTTAAATCCTAGAATAGATAAGGAAAAGTTTATCATGGATATTCCTAAAGATGCAAAGGTAGTTCATTTAGATGAAAATCTAGATATAGTTAATCAAGAAGTATCTCTGAAAGAAGCTGTTGATTGGCTTAAAGTTCCGATTTTTTATATACCTGATGAGAAGGTTGCAAAAATGAAGGAAGCACGCTATATAGAAACTAGCAATCAAATTTATGCAAGAGTGGAAATTACATATCTAACTCCAGAAGGGGAAGAGTTTATTGTACAGAATATGCCAAGTAGCAAACTTCAAGAAAGCTTCGAACTTAATTGTGAAAAGATAAAAATAGGTGATGTAGAGGCAATTTTTGTAGAACAAGCACCGCTGAAGATTATAGAGTTTGCTAAAGAAGGAACCCTTTGTGATCTTTATGTAAAGAATGGTGAAATTAGTAAGGAAGAACTCGTTAAGTTAGCGGAAGCTTTAGAAATAAAGAAATAA
- a CDS encoding response regulator transcription factor has translation MLGRLLIVEDDEQIADILREYLMNKGYEVNWASTGNEGLEDFKMKMYDLLIVDIMLPGMDGYSLCQSIRWVSDVPILIISARNKELDKIKGLKIGADDYVTKPFSLPEVEARIESLLRRYKRMNSSEEQEEIHHYEGGLSINFNRKQAYLNEEELNLTATEWALLTILAKNPQRPFTKKELYEHIWHEEDIESSNTITVHIKQLRNKLKEDSKNPKFIETAWGIGYRFIGGRIQ, from the coding sequence ATGCTTGGACGTTTATTAATAGTAGAAGACGATGAGCAAATTGCAGATATTTTAAGAGAATATCTAATGAATAAAGGCTATGAGGTGAACTGGGCTTCTACAGGGAATGAAGGTTTAGAAGATTTTAAAATGAAAATGTATGATCTTCTTATTGTAGATATTATGCTGCCTGGAATGGATGGCTATAGCCTTTGTCAAAGTATAAGGTGGGTTAGTGATGTCCCCATCTTAATTATTAGTGCTAGAAATAAAGAACTAGATAAGATTAAAGGGCTAAAAATTGGAGCAGATGATTATGTGACAAAACCCTTTAGTTTACCTGAAGTAGAAGCTCGAATTGAATCACTGCTAAGACGCTATAAACGTATGAATAGCAGTGAGGAACAGGAAGAAATTCATCATTATGAAGGTGGATTAAGTATCAATTTTAATCGTAAGCAAGCTTATTTAAATGAAGAAGAATTAAATTTAACAGCAACAGAGTGGGCGCTATTAACCATCTTAGCAAAAAATCCTCAGCGACCTTTTACTAAAAAAGAACTTTATGAACATATATGGCACGAAGAAGATATTGAAAGCAGTAATACGATTACCGTACATATAAAACAGCTACGAAACAAGCTAAAAGAAGATAGTAAAAATCCTAAATTTATCGAAACAGCGTGGGGCATTGGCTATAGGTTTATAGGAGGCAGGATTCAGTGA
- a CDS encoding IS630 family transposase (programmed frameshift) codes for MTARLSELQRIQEAMNTTKSTRMQQRYQVILLHLKGYQNIQIADIVGRCENTVGKYVNTYKKHGIAGLIIKPREGAKPKLTPEQEAILIQTVSTKTPDQVGLSPYKSWNSKLVCLWVKEQFDVTYTNGGMRDMLLRLGFSYTKPTYSLAKANAEKQKTFKEDFEVLKGQQRIIPTFGQHQGVKLLGVLNYETGHVYVQKEEHYDAEVFLQFLKKVLTIYPTGKIALVLDNARIHHAKLIQPFLEKNKERLKLIFLPAYSPELNLIEGLWKWLKNTVIYNVFYKSVYEIRRAVQDFIKYINFHTDEVIDRLCIEM; via the exons ATGACTGCACGCTTATCAGAATTACAACGTATTCAAGAGGCTATGAATACTACTAAATCTACACGTATGCAACAAAGATATCAAGTTATCTTATTACACCTAAAAGGATATCAAAACATTCAGATTGCCGATATTGTAGGACGTTGTGAGA ATACCGTCGGAAAATACGTTAATACCTATAAAAAGCACGGTATAGCTGGTCTAATTATTAAACCTCGTGAAGGTGCAAAACCAAAGCTTACTCCAGAACAAGAAGCTATTTTAATTCAGACAGTATCGACTAAAACACCTGATCAGGTAGGCTTATCTCCTTATAAGTCATGGAACTCTAAGCTTGTTTGTTTATGGGTGAAAGAACAGTTTGATGTTACTTACACCAATGGTGGTATGCGTGATATGTTATTGCGTTTAGGATTTAGTTATACCAAACCAACTTATTCTTTAGCTAAAGCAAATGCTGAGAAGCAAAAGACCTTTAAAGAAGATTTTGAGGTTTTAAAAGGGCAGCAACGTATTATTCCTACTTTTGGACAACATCAAGGCGTAAAATTACTTGGTGTCTTGAATTATGAGACAGGTCATGTATATGTTCAAAAGGAAGAACACTACGATGCAGAAGTATTTTTACAGTTTCTAAAAAAGGTATTAACTATTTACCCAACAGGTAAAATCGCCTTAGTGCTTGATAATGCACGAATTCATCATGCTAAGCTCATACAACCATTTTTAGAAAAGAATAAAGAACGGTTAAAACTTATATTCTTACCAGCATATAGTCCTGAATTGAATCTTATTGAAGGTTTATGGAAATGGCTAAAGAATACAGTTATATATAACGTATTTTATAAGAGTGTATATGAGATTCGTAGAGCAGTGCAAGATTTTATAAAATACATAAATTTCCATACAGATGAAGTTATAGATAGACTATGCATTGAAATGTAA
- a CDS encoding ABC transporter permease: MCTWLIFKKEWTKNKKHPVQLLLTLLLPIITTCLVILFSSHMKPSIHLGLISESYHSDIIKNLKEQSLSIPRLTLTSVDADSLYSDLMTSKYAAIIKLKADNTFEAFSLDAGLRDRLNALLNHPTNLGELPILSNLLENQSEASLSTASRSMSFIFLVMIITATLLAVSIHREKADGLLTRYGLSPHHALSYVSGFFLYNLGMTLLQTSVIASLIFVFKLPLDISLPSFILIGSLISFSSSTLAFLIVGLTSNELSASTLASSIGLLLSLLGGAFLPLTKMPSGFQFISTFTFTRWLIEATDALTSPPLTTSNYLPIGAMLLLTLIMLFLAFALNVKKLSTHHINPQKSESCIKA; encoded by the coding sequence ATGTGTACTTGGCTTATTTTCAAAAAAGAATGGACAAAAAATAAAAAGCATCCTGTTCAGCTTTTACTCACACTTTTATTACCTATTATCACTACTTGCTTAGTCATTTTGTTTTCGAGTCACATGAAACCTTCCATACACCTAGGCCTTATTAGTGAATCCTATCATTCAGATATTATAAAAAACCTAAAAGAACAGTCATTGTCTATCCCAAGGCTTACACTAACATCTGTTGATGCTGATTCTCTTTATTCAGATCTAATGACTTCTAAGTATGCTGCTATTATTAAACTAAAAGCTGATAACACCTTTGAAGCATTTAGCTTAGATGCAGGTCTTAGAGATCGATTAAATGCATTACTCAATCATCCTACTAACCTAGGTGAACTTCCTATTCTTAGTAACCTCTTAGAAAATCAGTCTGAGGCTTCTCTTTCTACTGCTAGTAGAAGTATGAGTTTTATCTTTTTAGTCATGATTATTACTGCCACATTACTAGCTGTTTCTATTCACAGAGAAAAAGCTGATGGCCTTTTAACACGCTATGGTTTATCTCCCCATCATGCATTATCTTATGTCAGTGGTTTCTTCTTGTATAACTTAGGTATGACCTTGCTACAAACTTCTGTAATAGCTAGTCTCATCTTTGTTTTTAAGTTACCTTTAGATATTTCATTACCTTCATTTATCCTGATAGGAAGCTTAATCAGTTTCAGTAGCTCTACCCTTGCATTTTTAATAGTAGGCTTAACCTCCAATGAGCTTTCTGCTAGTACCTTAGCTTCTTCTATTGGATTATTGCTTTCTTTACTTGGTGGTGCTTTTTTACCCTTAACTAAAATGCCTTCTGGTTTTCAATTTATTAGCACATTCACATTTACCAGATGGCTTATCGAAGCCACAGATGCATTAACATCCCCTCCTCTTACTACTTCTAATTACCTACCTATAGGGGCCATGTTACTTCTCACACTGATTATGCTGTTTCTTGCATTTGCACTTAATGTTAAAAAACTCTCCACTCATCATATCAATCCTCAAAAATCAGAGTCCTGCATCAAAGCCTAA
- a CDS encoding ABC transporter ATP-binding protein, with protein sequence MEPIEKNLETMAALEKENKFYNNRPIKTLLTLYKGNYLKLLRAFVCFFVKHSPVWFTPIVATNIINIISSGEGDQLHKIVINVSILLVLVLINIPSNYLYIRYISLATRQVESDIRINLVKKLQVLSIPYHKHLQAGRLQAKVLRDVEAITTLSTQFCNSIVPIILNLTVAFTITISKNGSVALFFALSMPACFFIVKLFRKRIRRTSRDFRKNIEEMSATVSQMVEMVPITRAHALEQVEIDKVDSTVHKVKDTGYKVDVLNSFLGSCSWVSIQVLQVACLLFTGYLAYKKEIQVGDIVLYQTYFATVLNQVSAVINIYPDIVKGFESINSVGEIFLAEDVERHMGKKKLKQVEGHFEFNDVSFKYEDGLDLVLDEFNLDVKPGECIAFVGESGGGKTTLLNLLIGFMKPTKGTLLLDGQDMTTLDLHDYRRKIAMVPQNTILFSGTIRDNITYGIPTVSEEKLNEVIEAAALKEVIEKLPYGLETLVGEHGDMLSGGQKQRIAIARALVRDPSVIILDEATSALDNQSEMHIQQAMKNLIKGRTTFVVAHRLSTIIDSDRIVVVSGGKNIENGSYEELMAKQGAFYELAKGRIG encoded by the coding sequence ATGGAGCCGATAGAGAAGAATTTAGAAACTATGGCAGCATTAGAAAAAGAGAATAAGTTTTATAATAATCGCCCGATAAAAACACTTTTAACTTTATACAAAGGAAATTACTTAAAGCTACTGCGTGCTTTTGTGTGTTTCTTTGTTAAACACTCACCAGTATGGTTTACACCGATTGTGGCAACTAATATTATTAACATTATTAGCTCAGGAGAAGGGGATCAGCTTCATAAGATTGTTATTAACGTAAGTATTTTACTAGTCTTAGTACTCATTAATATACCATCTAATTATTTATATATACGCTACATCAGTTTAGCTACTAGACAAGTGGAATCAGATATTCGTATTAACCTCGTAAAAAAACTCCAAGTATTATCTATTCCTTATCATAAACATTTGCAAGCAGGAAGACTGCAAGCCAAAGTGTTAAGAGATGTAGAAGCCATTACCACTTTATCTACACAATTTTGTAATAGTATTGTTCCTATTATTTTAAATCTAACAGTAGCTTTTACGATTACGATTAGTAAAAATGGTTCTGTAGCCCTATTTTTTGCATTATCTATGCCTGCTTGTTTCTTTATAGTGAAGCTTTTTAGAAAACGTATCCGAAGAACGAGTAGAGATTTCCGTAAGAATATAGAAGAAATGTCTGCTACTGTATCTCAGATGGTAGAGATGGTACCGATTACAAGAGCTCATGCTTTAGAACAGGTAGAAATTGATAAGGTTGATAGTACAGTACATAAGGTAAAAGATACAGGCTATAAAGTAGATGTACTCAATTCCTTTTTAGGTTCTTGTAGCTGGGTGTCTATTCAAGTTTTGCAGGTGGCATGTTTACTTTTTACAGGTTATTTAGCTTATAAAAAAGAAATACAGGTAGGGGATATTGTCCTTTATCAAACCTATTTTGCTACAGTCCTTAACCAAGTGTCTGCTGTGATTAATATCTACCCTGATATTGTAAAAGGCTTTGAATCTATTAACTCAGTAGGGGAGATTTTCCTAGCAGAGGATGTAGAAAGACATATGGGGAAGAAGAAGCTCAAACAAGTAGAAGGGCATTTTGAATTTAATGATGTGAGCTTTAAATATGAAGATGGCCTAGACTTAGTTTTAGATGAGTTCAATTTAGATGTAAAACCAGGAGAATGTATTGCTTTTGTAGGAGAATCAGGGGGAGGAAAAACGACTTTATTAAATCTTCTTATCGGCTTTATGAAACCTACTAAAGGAACACTACTCTTAGATGGACAGGATATGACGACCTTAGACCTACATGATTATAGGCGTAAGATAGCTATGGTTCCTCAAAATACTATTTTATTTTCAGGAACCATTAGAGATAACATTACCTATGGAATTCCTACTGTAAGTGAGGAAAAGCTCAATGAGGTGATAGAAGCAGCAGCTTTAAAAGAAGTGATAGAAAAACTTCCATACGGTTTAGAAACCTTAGTAGGGGAGCATGGTGATATGCTATCGGGTGGACAAAAGCAACGTATAGCTATTGCAAGAGCTTTGGTAAGGGATCCAAGTGTGATTATTTTGGATGAGGCAACTTCAGCCCTTGATAATCAGTCTGAGATGCATATTCAACAAGCTATGAAAAATTTGATTAAAGGTAGAACAACCTTTGTAGTAGCCCATAGACTTTCCACTATTATTGATTCAGACCGCATCGTTGTCGTAAGCGGTGGTAAAAATATTGAAAACGGAAGCTATGAAGAACTCATGGCAAAGCAAGGAGCTTTCTACGAACTTGCTAAAGGACGTATTGGCTAG
- a CDS encoding ABC transporter ATP-binding protein, whose translation MKNLLEVHQLSKCFGDKAVVKDISFSIKSGEILGFLGPNGAGKSTTLHMITTLLDPTAGRIIFEEQPVADYNYDYKRALGLVPQDIAVFSDLTAYENVKFFCSLYGIKGTALKEATKTALDYVGLLEHKNEYPNTFSGGMKRRLNIACSIVHKPKLLIMDEPTVGIDPQSRNKILEVVKKLCEEGTTIIYTSHYMEEVEAICSRVIILDHGEILDEGPLEDIKAKYLPYGADNLEAIFLHLTGTALRD comes from the coding sequence ATGAAAAATTTATTAGAAGTCCATCAACTTTCTAAATGCTTTGGTGACAAAGCCGTCGTTAAAGATATTTCTTTCTCTATAAAATCAGGAGAAATCTTAGGCTTTTTAGGTCCTAATGGTGCTGGTAAAAGTACTACCCTTCATATGATCACTACACTTTTAGACCCTACTGCAGGTCGTATTATCTTTGAAGAACAACCGGTAGCCGATTATAACTATGATTACAAAAGAGCCTTAGGTCTTGTTCCTCAAGATATTGCTGTTTTTTCAGATTTAACAGCTTATGAAAATGTGAAATTCTTTTGCTCGCTTTATGGCATTAAAGGGACTGCTTTAAAAGAAGCTACTAAGACTGCTCTTGATTATGTAGGCCTCCTAGAACATAAAAACGAATATCCCAATACCTTTTCTGGTGGTATGAAAAGACGTCTTAATATTGCTTGTTCTATTGTACACAAACCTAAGCTTCTCATTATGGATGAACCTACAGTAGGTATTGACCCTCAATCTAGAAATAAAATTTTAGAAGTAGTTAAGAAGCTCTGTGAAGAAGGCACAACTATTATTTATACTTCTCATTACATGGAAGAAGTAGAAGCTATCTGCTCTAGAGTTATTATTCTAGATCATGGTGAAATTTTAGATGAAGGACCTTTGGAGGATATTAAAGCCAAATATTTACCTTATGGCGCAGATAACCTAGAAGCCATCTTTTTACACTTAACCGGCACGGCTTTAAGGGATTAG
- a CDS encoding ABC transporter permease, which produces MNELKVLFSFGLRRRIRDSFLISYGIIMPLIMILLLGYLASGYYTGIEGISSYSYYTVVSLPLYTFFSSITLIYVAREEQLFNAGSRFIVSPIHRSTLVLYKILPSTLVTFAFNLIVMLACKLLFKVNFQGQFLQVLALLGAFGYMSCSLGTFIGLCTKNFMTVKNLVSTPLLIMGFLGGSFFPIGSLGKGFLIASYFSLLTYVNQGLFKLLYDHNNLFYIFALCITLFLGIIFTVGSTIKMQKEAFI; this is translated from the coding sequence ATGAACGAATTAAAAGTACTTTTTTCTTTTGGCCTTAGAAGAAGGATAAGGGACTCATTTTTAATAAGCTATGGTATTATAATGCCCCTTATTATGATTTTGCTTCTAGGCTACTTAGCCAGTGGTTACTATACAGGAATAGAAGGGATTTCTTCCTATAGCTATTACACTGTAGTCTCCTTACCTCTTTATACTTTTTTCTCCTCTATTACACTGATTTATGTTGCTAGAGAGGAACAACTTTTTAATGCTGGCTCACGTTTTATTGTGTCACCTATTCATAGATCCACCCTTGTACTTTATAAGATTTTACCTTCTACCTTGGTTACCTTTGCTTTCAACCTAATAGTCATGCTAGCTTGCAAATTACTGTTTAAGGTTAACTTTCAGGGGCAGTTCTTACAGGTTTTAGCACTCCTTGGTGCCTTTGGCTATATGTCTTGTAGCCTTGGTACTTTTATTGGATTATGTACTAAAAATTTTATGACCGTTAAAAACCTAGTAAGTACCCCTCTGCTCATTATGGGCTTTTTAGGAGGTAGTTTTTTCCCAATTGGTAGCTTAGGTAAAGGGTTTTTAATTGCTAGTTATTTTTCTCTTCTTACCTATGTTAACCAAGGACTATTTAAGCTACTTTATGATCACAATAACTTATTTTATATATTTGCTCTATGCATTACTCTATTCCTAGGTATTATCTTCACTGTAGGTTCTACCATAAAAATGCAAAAGGAGGCCTTTATCTAA
- a CDS encoding PadR family transcriptional regulator yields MVRTLILYYLNIKATHGYEIQKFIQETGLEQWTQIKSGSIYYALSKLEKHEEITLVKEETHGSRVRRIYQITGLGKKTLHTMLEEKLNEELMPSASEKFVLPSMLNRLDKETAIEIINQHIQNLKAREDYWRYWQSMKVTKDSLKLDKLTFELPLVNLEYAIKWHETLIEEYDSIIELGKKQEQFIAGFNFDALEESHSLSNQNNRISELKKKILDQSQDSKMALDELITLLSNPQ; encoded by the coding sequence ATGGTACGCACACTTATTTTATATTATCTCAATATCAAAGCAACTCATGGCTATGAAATTCAAAAGTTCATTCAAGAAACAGGCCTAGAGCAATGGACCCAAATCAAATCAGGCTCTATTTACTACGCGCTATCTAAACTAGAAAAGCACGAAGAGATTACTTTAGTTAAAGAGGAAACACATGGTTCTAGAGTAAGACGCATTTATCAAATTACTGGCCTAGGAAAGAAAACCCTTCATACCATGTTAGAAGAAAAATTAAATGAAGAGCTCATGCCTTCTGCTTCTGAGAAGTTTGTACTTCCTTCTATGCTTAATCGCTTAGACAAAGAAACTGCCATTGAAATTATCAATCAGCATATTCAAAACCTTAAAGCAAGAGAAGACTACTGGCGCTATTGGCAAAGTATGAAAGTAACGAAAGATAGCCTCAAGCTAGATAAGCTTACCTTCGAACTGCCTCTTGTTAACCTTGAATATGCTATTAAATGGCATGAAACCTTAATAGAAGAGTATGATAGTATTATCGAACTAGGTAAAAAACAGGAGCAATTTATTGCTGGCTTTAACTTTGATGCACTTGAGGAAAGCCATTCTCTTTCAAACCAAAATAATCGCATCTCTGAACTAAAGAAGAAAATTCTTGATCAATCTCAAGATTCTAAAATGGCCCTTGATGAGCTTATTACACTACTTTCTAATCCTCAATAG
- a CDS encoding HAMP domain-containing sensor histidine kinase — MKLKTYLIISHLLVLLTPILTVCILYQANSAYNKRTEVKDYLASSIELFKYEELLDKPELYLNPDQDMKLEELEANENVEVVLYDASGKSIYSTVPGYEYMLSREGLYKNLNEIQHTYNTDTLKKPVFDEGHIVGFYKITIARENLKNTIRYNIILSCGCFILVNILIFGLAIRMINKRFNEPIKRVIRSMNDYAKGNSEVHITYRASDEIGELCAHFNEMKDNLEKNKHLMEQEQKAKEYMIATISHDLKTPLTAIRAYTEMFKLGDVKDEVRYEEYLSTILNKCDYMKDMLDDLLTYNLLTMEYDLGLVEVEGEEFCDMLFSGIEGMCEAKHLSLEQAIEVHDDYLVNVKYMTRVVDNIVSNAIRHTPDYGKIWMGAFSTNVKLPEWVHEVGKEALEKYKTPGMWLLIINQGIPIAERERESLFKPFYQGDEARSKKEHKGVGLGLSISKMIMSKHGGAIEVVPIPEVGNMMVCYLPSITSNRKGEENE; from the coding sequence GTGAAGCTAAAAACCTATTTAATCATATCTCACTTATTGGTTCTTTTAACTCCTATATTAACGGTATGCATTTTATACCAAGCTAATAGCGCTTATAATAAACGAACAGAAGTAAAAGACTACTTAGCTTCTAGTATAGAGCTTTTTAAGTACGAGGAGTTATTAGACAAACCTGAGCTTTACTTAAATCCAGATCAAGATATGAAGTTAGAAGAACTAGAAGCTAATGAAAATGTAGAAGTAGTCTTATATGATGCGAGCGGGAAGTCTATTTATTCTACTGTGCCAGGATATGAGTACATGTTGTCTAGAGAAGGCCTTTATAAAAATCTGAATGAAATTCAGCATACTTATAATACCGACACGTTGAAAAAACCTGTTTTTGATGAAGGTCATATTGTTGGTTTCTATAAAATTACTATTGCTAGGGAGAATCTAAAAAATACTATAAGATATAATATTATATTAAGTTGTGGCTGTTTTATACTAGTTAATATTTTGATATTTGGCCTAGCTATTAGAATGATTAATAAAAGATTTAATGAGCCTATTAAGAGAGTTATTAGAAGTATGAATGACTATGCCAAGGGTAATAGTGAGGTTCATATTACTTATAGGGCGAGTGATGAAATCGGAGAATTATGTGCTCATTTTAATGAAATGAAGGATAACTTAGAGAAGAATAAGCATTTAATGGAACAGGAACAAAAAGCTAAAGAATATATGATTGCTACTATCTCGCACGATTTAAAAACGCCTTTAACAGCTATAAGAGCTTATACGGAGATGTTTAAGCTAGGAGATGTTAAAGATGAAGTAAGGTATGAAGAATACTTATCAACCATTTTAAATAAATGTGACTATATGAAAGATATGCTAGATGATTTACTGACTTATAATTTATTAACTATGGAGTATGACTTAGGCCTTGTAGAAGTAGAAGGTGAGGAATTCTGTGATATGCTCTTCTCAGGTATTGAGGGTATGTGCGAAGCGAAACATTTAAGTTTAGAGCAAGCCATAGAAGTTCATGATGACTATTTAGTAAATGTTAAATATATGACTAGAGTGGTAGATAACATTGTAAGTAATGCTATACGGCATACACCAGATTACGGAAAGATTTGGATGGGAGCTTTTTCTACCAATGTTAAATTACCGGAGTGGGTTCATGAAGTAGGAAAAGAAGCTTTAGAAAAGTATAAAACGCCTGGTATGTGGCTTCTGATTATAAATCAAGGAATACCTATTGCAGAGAGAGAAAGGGAGAGTTTGTTTAAACCATTTTATCAAGGGGATGAAGCACGTAGTAAGAAAGAACATAAAGGTGTGGGATTAGGCCTTAGTATTTCTAAGATGATTATGAGTAAGCACGGTGGTGCAATAGAAGTAGTACCAATTCCAGAGGTGGGTAATATGATGGTTTGTTATTTACCAAGTATTACCTCGAATAGGAAAGGGGAAGAAAATGAGTAA